The Medicago truncatula cultivar Jemalong A17 chromosome 4, MtrunA17r5.0-ANR, whole genome shotgun sequence genome includes a region encoding these proteins:
- the LOC11442838 gene encoding uncharacterized protein, with amino-acid sequence MLGEVQLQPPPIQQNPSDSDPLLAHQDEVEDDDSHGSGNSNEIKDQEDIEAGSLPCCRICLESDSDPEDELISPCMCKGTQQFVHRSCLDHWRSVKEGFAFSHCTTCKAQFHLRVETYEDNSWRKIKFRLFVARDVFLVFLAVQTVIAAIGGFAYIMDKDGNFRNSFDDGWDRILSRHPIPFYYCIGVVAFFVLIGFFGLILHCSSLNSNDPRMAGCQNCCYGWGILDCFPASMEACFALVVVFVVIFAILGVAYGFLASTMAIQRIWQRHYHILTKRELTKEYIVEDLQGSYFPPKIDPEHESRLKMLKLL; translated from the exons ATGTTAGGGGAAGTTCAGCTACAACCTCCACCGATTCAGCAAAACCCTAGCGATTCCGATCCTTTACTTGCTCATCAAGatgaggttgaagatgatgattccCATGGAAGTGGAAATTCTAATGAGATTAAGGATCAAGAAGATATTGAAGCTGGGTCACTACCTTGTTGTCGAATTTGCCTCGAATCCGATTCTGATCCAG AGGATGAGTTGATATCTCCATGCATGTGCAAAGGAACCCAACAGTTTGTTCATCGTTCATGTCTTGATCACTGGCGCTCAGTGAAG GAAGGATTTGCCTTTTCACACTGCACCACCTGCAAAGCCCAATTCCATCTTAGAGTTGAAACGTATGAGGACAACTCTTGGCGTAAAATAAAGTTCAGACTTTTCGTGGCAAGGGATGTTTTCCTTGTTTTTCTGGCTGTACAAACT GTGATTGCTGCTATTGGTGGTTTTGCGTACATCATGGACAAAGATGGGAACTTCAGGAACTCATTTGATGATGGGTGGGATAGGATACTGTCAAGGCATCCTATACcattttattattgtattg GAGTGGTGGCCTTCTTTGTTCTAATTGGATTTTTTGGCCTAATACTGCATTGCTCTTCCCTCAATAGCAATGACCCCAGAATGGCTGGTTGTCAAAACTGTTGCTATGGATGGGGCATCTTGGATTGCTTTCCTGCATCAATGGAGGCATGCTTTGCCCTtgtagttgtttttgttgtCATCTTTGCAATTCTTGGTGTAGCCTATGGCTTTCTTGCATCCACCATGGCAATTCAAAGAATTTGGCAGAGGCATTACCACATCCTCACCAAGAGGGAGCTTACAAAG GAATACATAGTAGAGGATCTACAAGGCAGTTATTTCCCACCCAAGATAGACCCTGAACATGAAAGTCGCCTGAAAATGCTTAAGCTTTTGTGA
- the LOC11443237 gene encoding potassium channel AKT1, whose translation MVLPMTMCGQEELELSRDGSHYSLTTGILPSLGARSNRRVKLRPLIISPYDRRYRIWETFLVTLVVYTAWVSPFEFGFLKKPQKPLSVTDNIVNGFFAIDIVLTFFVAYIDKTTYLFVDNPKQIAWKYAKTWFVLDLISIIPSELVAHISPAPMQTYGLFNMLRLWRLRRVSAMFSRLEKDRNYNYFWVRCAKLICVTLFAVHCAGCFYYLLAARYHDPEKTWIGESMKDFLQQSLWTRYVTTIYWSITTLTTVGYGDLHPVNEREMIFVIFYMLFNLGLTAYLIGNMTNLVVHGTSRTRKFRDTIQAASSFAHRNQLPPRLQDQMLAHLCLKFRTDSEGLQQQETLESLPKAIRSSISHYLFYSLMDKVYLFKGVSNDLLFQLVSEMKPEYFPPKEDVILQNEAPTDFYILVTGAVDLVVLKGGVEQIVGEAKTGELCGEIGVLCYKPQHFTVRTKRLSQLLRLNRTTFLNIVQANVGDGTIIMNNLLQHLKELNDPIMEGVLVETENMLARGRMDLPVSLCFAAERGDDLLLQQLLKRGLEPNESDNNGRTALHIAACKGKENCVLLLLDYGANPNIRDSDGNVALWEAILGGHESVTKLLAENGATLQIGDVGQYACTAVEQNNFNLLQDIMRYGGDITLPNNNVGTTALHVAVSEDNVEIVKFLLEHGANIDKQDKYGWSPRDLADQQGHTEIKAIFEAKGEANSKIQSFVSVPIPERQDSKVRYLGRFTSEPTMPTPQDGSFHGNDGSWIQNRPRRKNNNFHNSLFGIMSAATKGENDQFFSVQTNNNARNGVKSVLRPTRVTISCPEKCEVAGKLVLLPESFKELLEIGSKKFGIVATKVVSKDGAEIDDIEVIRDGDHLVFVGTGGVLDSNCTTPSNGVNS comes from the exons ATGGTGCTTCCAATGACTATGTGTGGCCAAGAAGAACTTGAATTATCAAGAGATGGTAGTCACTATAGTCTCACAACCGGAATATTACCTTCTCTTGGTGCCAGAAGCAACCGGAGAGTTAAACTCAGACCCCTCATTATATCTCCCTATGATCGCCGTTACCG GATATGGGAAACTTTCCTTGTTACATTGGTTGTGTATACTGCATGGGTATCTCCATTTGAATTTGGATTCCTTAAGAAACCACAAAAACCCCTTTCTGTTACTGATAATATTGTCAATGGATTCTTTGCTATAGATATAGTTCTCACTTTCTTTGTGGCTTATATAGACAAAACTACCTATTTGTTCGTAGATAACCCGAAACAGATTGCTTGGAAATATGCAAAAACTTGGTTTGTACTTGATCTTATTTCCATCATTCCTTCTGAGCTTGTTGCACATATATCACCTGCTCCTATGCAAACCTATGGCCTATTCAACATGCTTAGGCTTTGGCGTCTTCGTAGAGTTAGCGCTATGTTTTCTCG GCTTGAGAAGGACAGAAACTATAACTATTTTTGGGTTCGGTGTGCAAAGCTTATTTGT GTTACTCTATTTGCTGTGCACTGTGCTGGATGCTTTTATTATCTTCTTGCCGCGCGTTATCATGATCCAGAAAAGACGTGGATTGGCGAATCAATGAAAGATTTCCTTCAGCAGTCCTTGTGGACAAGATATGTTACGACTATTTACTGGTCCATCACTACTTTAACAACAGTTGGTTATGGAGATTTGCATCCGGTGAATGAAAGAGAGATGATCTTTGTCATATTTTACATGCTCTTTAATCTAGGATTAACAGCATATCTGATTGGTAACATGACTAACTTAGTTGTCCATGGCACAAGTCGAACTAGAAAATTT aGGGATACCATACAAGCTGCATCAAGTTTTGCTCACAGGAACCAATTACCTCCTCGTTTACAAGATCAAATGCTTGCTCACTTGTGTTTGAAGTTTAGAACAGACTCGGAGGGCTTGCAGCAACAGGAGACACTCGAGTCTCTTCCTAAAGCCATCAGATCAAGCATTTCACATTATCTTTTCTATTCTCTGATGGATAAGGTTTACTTATTCAAGGGGGTTTCAAATGACTTGCTCTTTCAATTG GTATCTGAGATGAAGCCAGAGTATTTTCCACCTAAAGAAGATGTTATCTTACAAAATGAAGCTCCAACTGATTTTTACATTCTAGTGACTGGTGCTGTG GACTTGGTAGTTCTCAAAGGCGGGGTTGAACAG ATTGTTGGTGAGGCGAAAACAGGAGAACTTTGTGGCGAGATTGGTGTACTTTGCTATAAGCCGCAACATTTTACAGTTAGAACCAAACGATTAAGTCAACTGTTGAGGCTGAACCGTACCACCTTCTTGAATATTGTTCAAGCTAATGTTGGCGACGGAACCATAATCATGAATAATCTTCTTCAG CATTTGAAAGAGCTGAACGATCCAATTATGGAGGGAGTTTTGGTAGAGACGGAGAACATGTTAGCTCGCGGTAGGATGGACTTACCAGTAAGTCTATGCTTTGCAGCAGAAAGAGGAGATGATTTGTTGTTACAACAATTGTTAAAACGAGGTTTGGAACCAAACGAATCCGACAATAATGGAAGGACAGCTTTG CATATAGCAGCatgtaaaggaaaagaaaactgTGTTTTACTTCTGTTAGATTATGGGGCAAATCCTAACATTAGAG ATTCGGATGGAAATGTAGCACTGTGGGAGGCTATACTTGGAGGACATGAATCAGTAACAAAACTTTTAGCAGAAAATGGTGCAACCTTGCAAATTGGGGATGTTGGTCAATATGCATGCACTGCAGTTGAACAAAACAATTTCAATTTATTGCAAGACATTATGCGTTACGGAGGAGACATCACGCTTCCAAATAACAATGTTGGAACCACGGCGTTACACGTGGCAGTCTCCGAAGACAATGTTGAAATTGTCAAATTCCTATTAGAACATGGTGCTAACATTGACAAACAAGATAAATATGGTTGGAGTCCAAGAGATTTAGCTGATCAACAAGGACATACCGAAATCAAAGCCATTTTTGAAGCCAAAGGAGAAGCTAATAGTAAGATTCAATCTTTTGTTTCTGTGCCTATTCCTGAGAGGCAGGATAGTAAAGTGAGGTACCTTGGTAGATTTACAAGTGAACCAACAATGCCTACACCTCAAGATGGATCATTTCATGGAAATGATGGTTCGTGGATTCAAAATCGACCAAGGCGTAAGAATAATAACTTTCATAATTCGCTCTTCGGGATAATGTCGGCGGCTACCAAAGGAGAAAATGACCAATTTTTTAGTGTTCAAACGAATAACAATGCAAGGAATGGTGTGAAGAGTGTTTTGCGTCCAACTAGAGTAACGATTAGTTGTCCTGAAAAGTGTGAGGTTGCTGGGAAGCTTGTGTTGCTACCTGAAAGTTTTAAAGAGTTACTTGAAATTGGATCTAAGAAATTTGGTATAGTTGCTACAAAGGTTGTTAGCAAAGATGGAGCTGAAATTGATGATATTGAGGTTATTAGAGATGGTGATCATCTTGTTTTTGTTGGTACTGGTGGGGTGCTAGATTCCAATTGTACAACACCCTCTAATGGTGTCAATTCATAA